From the Chanos chanos chromosome 7, fChaCha1.1, whole genome shotgun sequence genome, the window AGACAAGCAAGGATAGACACGTTAGAGAACCAGTTTGATGCAATAATTAAAGTCAAATTAACACAATTTTGTACATATCCACCAGGTggcagtaaacacacagataacagCATATCCCAACCAATGGTGACTGCATAGTAAATTGATTCATCAATCTGTAACTGCATTTATTAGAACGCCTGTCTGTACTCACGTAAATGCTGGGTGTAGGAGGATTGAGTTTCTCTCGTGGGATTGGCTGCTCTGGTGTGACGGGTTTCACAGAGAAGGAAGGCATAAGGAAGGACTCCTTAAATTTCCCCTTCACACGTGCTCCCCTGAGATGGGACAAGAGACATATGTAGCCCATAATCACACCACATACCATCATACAATAattttcacagacagaacagtggTCAGCCTTAACCCCAGTCCTTTGAGGCTAGTGTTACTCCCTCTTGTCTGAATCTTAAACACATCCTTTTACACTTCAAAAGGGAGAAGGCTAGTTACGAACAGACTCAGATGTATTCCAACAGTTCATAGATGTATAGAGCTTGTTGAGCTAACAAAAAATTCACTATTAAACTTTCTTGGAAGCAAAGatatattcagatatatttgAACATCTATTTTCCCTGGTATTGCCCTCACTTACTTGCAGGCCCTGATGACCTCCGCAGCTGAGTTCTTAATGGTGATCTCCTCCAGTGGGATTCTCTTCTCCTCTACCTCTGAGGCAATGAAGGTCTCTCTGTCACCACTCTCTACTTTTATCAGTCGAATTTTCAGCTCTTTGGGCGGTCCATCTGACAGAGCCTTCAATTTCATGAAGTCCGATGTACCCattgaggaagatgaagatgatgaaggtTCTGAGGACGTCTTATTCTTGTCCTTGCTCTGCGAAACCCATTCCTCCCCCTCATCTGGCAATCGACTGccctcctctttccttttctttctctcatcttctcttacccttgttttctctttctctcggaTCTCCTTGCTTTGGAGGTCAAGATTTCCCAGaatctgtctgttctttttctctttgtgggGTTTGCCTTCTTTGTGTCGTCGGCTGGAGCTcgaagaagaggaggatgaagaagagtGAGATGCCTCTTCTcgtttttctctgtgctttttcttcctctctttcctgtccTCGTGTctcttgctgctgctgctactactatgcttatgttttttgtctctctctcgttccctaTCTCGGTTCCTATCTttttcgtgtttgtgtgtgtcctgcagGTCCCCCCTCATCCGTTCAGAAGTCTTTGAGGAGAGTACACGTCGGTTCAATATTTCTTCACAACTGTCTGCCAACTCAGCCAGGGATGACTCAGAGATGGTGGTTAGCTTGGGCTGCCTAACTACTTCTGTGCAGTCTTCCACAAGACCAGAATCCTTTGCTCCATGACGTTCCTCTCTCAAGTCTTCTTTCTCATCGTCCCAGAGATCTGTCTGGCTCATTCTGgcctctccctgtttctctgttgCAACGtttgatggagagaggggaTGGAGATGTCTTGAGGTAGAGTTTGTTGGGGGTGGGTTTGGGCTGCTGAAGCCAGGATGATTGGTTGAGCCGGATGTGGGAGAGGTGCTCTGCTGCTGCCTACAAATGTCTGGACCCAGCGAGAGTGAGGAGGAGTATTTTATTCCGCCCAAAGCAGAAGGAGGTGGACGGCCAAATGGCCCACCACGGTAGGCGTATTTCTGGCTCTCCAGGACAGTGGCCAGGTTCTTAAACATGCTGTTCACACCAGTCTGATGGAGGTGTGGCCTCTGAGGTGGTGGGGAGTAAGATGGCGTTTCATCgtctctttctgcctcttcaTCGTCttcctcacactcactctttgtTGCTTCTGGAAGGCCATACAGCTTAGCCAGGTCACTATGACGATAGTTAGTTCCTGTCACACCAGACCCAGTGTCTTGGGATTGGGTGTTGGCAGGCTTAGGGATAATCCTGAATgtctcctcatcttcctcacaGAGAGAAGACGTGCGGCTGCAGGGGGATGCCAGAGAGCCTTGTCTACTTAGCACAGGTGGGCTAGCATGCAAATCTGTGCCATAATCCTCCATGGGGGGCTGTTTGAGAGCCGGCATCAAGTCCGGGGCACACAGGTAGCTCTTCATGGGTGTGACACTGACTGGGAAAGTTGCATCTGCCCCAACTCTGCCTCCATTCTCAGAGTACAGTTCCTCCTCCTTCTTAATGGACTCGTCCAACATCTTCATGATGTTAGCCAGACCATCAGGCAAAAGTTCAGATGGCTCTTCCTCAAATTGGGCACCATCTGAATCACTACTGAGGCTGCTGGCACTGCTTCCCAGACTTCCCAGACCTCCACTCGATAAACGTTTATGTAGAGTGGTGCTAGTTGCTGGGCAAGGGGGTAGAGTGTCCCTGGGGAAGGCCTGGTAGAGTTTGGGTGGCTCTCTGAGAGGAGGAGGGTTGGGAATGGCTCCTACAGTGCCAGCCTGATCTGGGCGTTTTTCCACTGGGGAGTCTTTGGGTGGACTGGAGGTCCGTTGCATCATGTTGGAGAGGATTTGGGTGGGTTTGGTAGAGATTCCTGAGATAATTCGGGATGTGGGATTCAGCATGGCTGCCGCATTGcttgacctctctctctgtcgttgcTTCTCACGGGCATATTCTGTCTGAGGTGTGAGAGGAGGTGGCCGGGAACGCTCCAGGGATCCAACCAGACGTGGTGGCACTCCGCCTCGACTTAGCCAGGGATAGGTGGGTGAGGGCTGGCCAGGGGGTGAGGCTGAGGAGGAGTTAGCAGGCGAGAGGCGAGGAGGAGGTGGATCAGCAGTGCTTTTAGGCATCAAACGATCCAGACTTTCAATAGCTGACTCCTCAGATGCTTTCATTTCCACCTCCtttttctccatcctcttcttcctcctctccccctccctctctctctcctgatatctcctcttttcctcagcATGCATGCCCTGTAGTTCTGCATCTAGCTTGTTTAGAGCCTCCTCAATGGATGGAGGGCTAGAAGTGGCTGGCAGAGGGCAACGGTGCGGGTAGGAGGGAGCCATTGTAGTTGCCTGTGGAGTACCTGGGGCTGTCTTGGGATCCAGTTGGGGGTAAGAGGTGCTAGTGGGTGTTGTGGGGGTTGTGGGTTGGTGCGGGGGTGAGCTATTGATGGGTGCCGGCGGAGGTTGGTGCATTGGAGAGGTCTTTTTGGGTGCAGGGTGCTGTAAGGGTGAGCTGCTGACCTGTGGAACAGTATTGGAGGCTCTGCTGGTGATGACACTCTCCCCTGTTCTCTGGAATCCTGAGCTGAGGGAGGAAGGGGCAGAGGAGACTACAGGGGTGTAGTGGGGCCTCTCCTGCACTTTGCGAATATTTGTTGGAGGTGGCCCAGATTTGGGATTGCTGTTGGAGTGAATGATGGGCCCTTGATTGGTTCCCTGATACCCCAGGTGCTTTAGGGGTCTGCTCACTTGGTCTGAAGGCATGTCTGTAGGCCTCAAGGTTCTGTTAGTAGGAGAGCAAACAGCAGAGGGCGCTGTATGCCTTGTCTGAACACAGCCCACACTACTGTTGTTGCTGTAGAGGTTGACCCCACTGTGGGTCATATTCTCCATGCAAGGTGGGTTAGGGGTGATGACTGGCGTACGTGTTGGCACCTGGGGGGGACTCACACCCTGGGACGTCGTAAGTGGATCTCTTCTCTCCCTAATCTGGCTCTGCTGCCGCAGAGATGGGGGACCCTGAGGTTCCAGAGATGGTCGGTACTGACCAGAATCCTATGGGATAAACACGTATGTAAGTTTGGTTATCGTTAAAGTAATTCAGAACTTTTATCTGATCTTCACTTCTTCAGTCACGGAACGTGGATTTTAACCACAACAATCATACAGACAATATCTTGTAATTTACGAATGGAAACAAGCACTCTATTACTAATATCTAGTCTATTTTCCAGTTGAGTCACAAGACTCAActggaaaaatgtgtttaactTACAACAAAGCCAGATTATAAAATATTGTGTTGTATTTCCAGGCTTAGTAACTCACAGGGGTGCGGTCCGCAGGTCTGGCTTGAATCCTCCAGGGCTCATGAATGCTGTGCTGAGGTACTATGGCCGGAGCTCTGGAGCTGGCAGGAGTCCCGCTATGGGTCAGCCCAGGGTGGGGCTGGAAGTGGGGGTGACTGTAAGGCACGGAGGTGAGGCTTGCTGGTGAGGGCATTGGGTGTTCCCTGTCTCCTTTtgatggaggtggaggtggtggagggaCCTGGGCGCTGGGTCGACTCATTTCCATTTCCTGGCTCCTCTGAgggtgtgtgcctctgtgttcCACACGAGTTTGGGTGAGGGCAGGTTTATTATTTTGGTAGGGGTATGCCAGATGGAGGTGAGGGTCATGTGATGGGGCTCCCAGAGCTTTAGGTGGTTGAGAGGGCTTATGGGATTGGGGTGGAGGACCTCGCCCCTGTCCATAGCCCCCTGGGGAAGTGATGGGAGATGGAGAAATAGGTGATGGGGTTGGAGGTGGTGGTGTATAGGTATATCCTCCCATGCTTGACTTCGCTGAATCCTGTGTCTAGAGAGAGGAACAATAGGTAAGCAATTGAAGGAATGTGTCATATCATGGTACTTATGTTTGCTTGATACACAAAATATTATAACAAAGATGAGCAGTATTATTTAACAGACTACATagacaaaagaaaatagcaagTGAAAAACTATATAACAGTCTCTATTTGATTGTGACTGGTGGAGGCCAAATTGGTTGTCAGTGAAAGCGACACTGACCTGGAATTCGACAGAGCTATTTTTGCGGTCGGAAGGATTCCAGGATGTGGCCGTCTTCTGCAGGGGGTTCCAGAAGCCTGGTTTGGGAGGAGGATAGTGATGATGTTGTTGCTGATGCTGAAGGTGGGGCAGAGAAGGTCCCAGTGGACCAGAAAAACACTGCATACCAGGATGTGAAACCTGCCAAAAAAACCAAGAGAGACACACTTGCCCTTTAGAAAAGCACCAGCTGTGACTTCAGACAAGTCAACTATAACTTAATGTCACTGAATGAGACCGCGGAGAGCGAAACTTGATTTAGCTTTTGACATTTTACAGCTTATTGAAAGGCGTGGTAGACTGGGTATATGGCCGACAAAGCACGTGTTAGTGGTGGTACAGACCTGTTCAGAgctcctctttcttttattgGGGCTGGGGCAGTCATCAGCTTGCCTCTGCAAGGATGGGGGAGGGGTAGGTTGAATCACTGAGTGTTCCCCTAGAGATGGTGCAGGCCGCTTCAACTGACCAATATTAGAGCCACGGGGCAGctgaaacggagagagagaagagttagTCGTGTAGAATaggttgaatgtgtgtgagcgagaCTGGGCTTGAGAATGTGAGTGCGTCTTGGAGTGTATGTACATAATGAGAGTGAAAAGCTGTAattttgtttgggtttgtacCTGCTGAGTCTGAGACCACATTTCTCCCAGTGGAGCCATAGACCTTGATCCATGGTGCTGGTGAGTGTTcccatactgagagagagagagagagaggaagatcaGTTATAGAACCTGCAAACTACAACTATAAAAGCAGGACTCAATTCTTCTGTGCACACCTACCTGATATTGAGTCAAATATGCCGAAAAATGTATggcagtttttcattttaacactcaTTGTAGCCAGAAGTGGCTGAAATACAGTTCTAGTGTATGATCTCATTGTCTGTTTCTGGAGACCTCACCTTGGGCAGTTGGCTAGCACGGGAAGCGGGGTGTGCCGGAGGCCCGGCATTGTAGCCATTGTGGAGGCGGGCATGGTCATTGGGCAAAGATTCATACATCTGGCCAGGTGGCTCCCATGGCCTGGGAGGGGCTGCAGGTGCCCTCAGATCTCTCTGTAACCCTGGCAACAGTGCCTGGGGCAAGTCCATCTTATCCCCCCCACGAACAAGAAGACTAGagacagaaccacacacacacacacacacacaaatatagttAGAAAAAATCATTTATCATGTCACGAAGGTTTATTAAATGGTTAAGTCAGGCTATGTAACAACTAGGATTCTGAGGATGTATTTAAGTAGATTACCCACCCATTGTTGAACAATTTACTTGGGTGGTTCAGTTCAGTCATGTGACTGGGGGGTAAATGAGGGACGAACTGGTGTTGGTTCACACCAGGCGAGCACCTTGggaaaagaaggggggggggggggggggagtgagacaACTGCTTAACATCTTTTCTGTAAAGTTTGAAAGTCAATATCCATCAAGGACGGAGAACCGCCACCAGATATACAGATATTCCTCAGATATACAGGTTAGATTTGAAGAAGGACAGTGGGACAGTGATGGTACCTGGACGGAGGGATCCAGGCGCGGCCGCCCACGGGAGCCCATGGTCCCCGGTTCAGTCCGTCCAGAGGGAAGGGATCCCGTGTGCTGTGCCCGCTAAACTGCTCCGCTGCGTGATGCATCCAGCCTGTCAAgtaaaggcacacacacacatatcaacacaaCAGATCCTACGTCGGTCCCTTAATCTGTCCCTCATGGTCTGGAGTATCTCCCTATAAACCTGGCGTAATCTGTCAGTCATCAGCACAGCTAATCTCTTAATTGACCAGCTGGACTCGATATATCCAGCAAGTGTGGAGAACAGTGTTCTCCCCAAGTGAACtcgtagtgagagagagagagacagagagagactggtacACTTACCACAGTAACTGCGTATGTGTGAAGCCCTCCACTGCAGCACAGAGAAGgccacacaccaacactgagaAAAGAGCAACTGCTTCTGTTTGCTTTCTACTCAGCACAAAGCctagacggagagagaaaaaaaaaaagagagacagagtgagaatgtGAGGTGTGTTCACTCGAGCAAATGCCACCTGAAACCTTTTTGCGTATGTTAGTTCACCATTTCAGTCAAAGAACAAGCTAATTAAGACCAGCGGGCCAATCATTTTGATCAGCTACTCAAACAAAGGATTAGTGTATTCTGGCAGTAACAGGGATGGCCTGAAGAGGGCGCTGCTAATCTCCAGTGGAGAAAGGaattgtgtgagagaggcaCAGATGGGAGTTCTGGGAGTTCACCTATAGGATGAGTGCACTGAGGTTATTGTTACCCAAGTAGGGGCCCCAAGgcaaatagagagaaagagagagagagggggtggagaaAACCCTGGAGTCAAGCCAGGGTTGTACTCTGTGTTTAAccgtgagtgtatttgtgtattactgttctgttctgttctgtatgtgtggtgtataatTTTTGTAAGTGTGCTtgtgaatgcttgtgtgtgtttgtgtgtgtgccttgcatgtgtatgtttgtagaGATATACTGAGGCTAATCTCATTACCCCAGgcatgatggagagagggagggacagagagagagatggggagggaggggggggtgaacAACAGAAGGCTTGAGcaggatggatggatagattaAGGGAAAAAGATGGGTCTAAAATTAAACCTTTTTACAGAGAGGGGAGCAAGACAGAGGACCGGCTGCGCTTCCATCAAACGCCTACACACCTTCCCACACACGGACATCTctcacatgtgcgcgcacacacacacacacaaacagggaggTAGACAGAACGCATAAATAttcctgccaaacacacacacacacacacacacacatacacacaaaggctctcatgtgcacagagacaaagactttTCAAGACATAGTACCACTTAGTGAAAACATAGAggcctacgcacacacacacacacggctttCAGATCAGGCAAACTATCGATACATGTTACTGATACTACTTGTACATAAAGTTAAAAGATTTTTCATCGGAAGCTGAAGGCACAGATTCAGCTTcaagtacatatacacacacatgaaagccCTGAGTTTGTAATTGAGACTGCATTGCTCAGCAGGCTAAGtcatacagtgtgtggtgtgtattttgAGATTTCAGAGCAAGCAGGGCCTCCCACTCTCGGTAGCACTGTTCGTCTCACTATTAAAAGCCTGCTGAGATATTTCAGGCTGTCTGTATTTAGCTTTCAGAGGGGACTGAAATAAACGTGACGCCAAAGCACACAGTCACTTCCCCCCACCTCTATCTCAAATAGTACACACTGCTGTCTAACGTGGTCAGCTGAGCTAACTATCTGACACATGCAgatacaagtacacacacacacacacacacagttttttacCTCTCAGATGAGCATCCAGCGGCGACTGTCACAAATGCGCGTCACGTTCAGTCTCAGCATTGGTGGCCAACCATTTTGCTGGATTCTGCAAGCCTGTAGAGAAGAAGTTTGTAGTTCAACTTATGGGAGATAACTATAAAACTATAACAGTTGGTACCATCAGATAAAGAAATGGACAGATACTGTAGATAAAACAGATGGAAGTGACTTTTGCGCTACTGTGGTGATTTACAGGAATTAATGTCTAAAGCAGACATGAAACCAATACTAAAACTTGTGGACACAGAAAGCGCTTTGTTCCCTCCACAGTGTCTCACAGAAAGCAGAAATAGTTGAgaaggccacagagagagagagagagagagagagacagagagagagactcatgtGCACTATCACAGGGATAGGGGAAGGAAGGGGGTGAGTGCAAAATGACAGGAAAGGGCTACCATTGCTCCATAACTTAAAGCGTCATTCAGTACACTTACACTTAGAAGAAACATAGAgattatactctctctctctctctctctcatacacacacacacactcccccaacccccaccacgACTCTCAAACATCCACACCCACTCTCGCtgctctcacacagagacaatagaGAAAGAGTATAGGGATGGCTGGATAAACAGAGACCTCTGCTCTCACAGGAAAGCCCTGGTGTGGAAAGTCAACTATCACATGTGAAAACGGCAttacaggaaaaacaaagcCTGAGAAACTCGGatggggggggttgtggggatGGGGGAAGGGAGCGAGAAAGACTAGCTGAGCAGATTAAAGGACtccgatgtgtgtgtgtgtgtagtaagtGTGTTAAAGACGGGAGTGTGCTTCTGGGTTACATGGAATGGAGACACCCATAGACACTACAGACAAAGGATGTGGTCACATTTAGACAGGGGACAGATTTAGTCTGTGAAACTTTAGTCACTGAGACATTAATCTCCGCGGAGCAAATCGAACAACACAAGACTTCCTCACAAATACCTAAATGTGCTTCCAAGCATCGAAGCCCACCTATAGCCAGTCCACATCTCTCTACTACACGGTAATAAAGTTTACAAGTGGCATCATTTCAGATTCCATCACTGTGATAACTCGCACACAAGCGAAGACTGcaaggagaagagagatggatCGTTAACCACCTACTATAGAGCGCTGTGGTCATGGCTTCGTTTAGCATCTCGCTATCTCTGGTATTAGCGGGGAACCCCCAGTGACTCAGCGAGTGGAAAGGGCTTACCCCAAAAAAAGTCAGAGCTCCGCCCCTTTACAGTCAGGTGATTGGGGGCGACATGGTTGAATGACAGGCCGGGAATTTCTCAGAGTGCTACGTCATCGCCACTGATGGCACTGCGTTGTTTGGGTTTCACAAACAGGATGTGATGTCAggggttgggttttttgtttcttgaagAAGCTAAAAGGGGGAATCCGCAACCACTGAATCAGCTAGCCAGAGCGGCATGGCCTGAAGGACTATGCGtgagtgggtgtatgtgtgctaAGAAATATACGCCCTGTCTACCGCGGTCGGTTATGTGGTTAATGGTTACGTTGAAATTTCTGAGTACAACATAATGGTTTCAAACAACCAGGTGAGGGAATGGAGGAATCCAGAATTTCCCACGAGAGGATCAGAACACATAACACTACATATTTTAGAAGTTCCCTATCTATGATGTAGAATTATTTCTCCACATGAATGTGTATACGTGCACTCATTATCTAACACAAATCCACATTCACCTGTTATCAAACGGATGACAATATGAGCCATATCTCCTATGATGAATGAATTACATAACTATAACGTCACCGTCAAACGAAATTTTAAAATTTCCCCATTCTCCCCCGCAGTGCCCCTATATTAGCAAAATCCCCCTAACAACCAACATCTAAGCCCTCTTCCAGTCATCAACTCCGTTGTTATGGTTAACAggtccacattaaaaaaaacaaaaaaaacagacgtaAGATGCTGGAGGCGTCGTCAGCCAACCTCGACCAATCAGAAATGATCTTTGAGGAACCAGTTTCCCACATCTGATGACTGACAGAAGACACTACCATACCCCACCCCCAACCAGTGGTGACCTCATAGAACCCCAAATCCACAGTAAGAAAGGTTAAAGAGAGTCTACTGGAAGCTCAGTTGGACATAGCTGGCCAAGCACAGAGAGGACGATGAGAGTAACCACAATTACCCAGTGCctgaccacacatacacacacaaaacatcccCTCTGACAAAGTCACTTCAGCCGTAGCCCAgaccagacagacaggggaCAGCTCAGCAGATAAATATAGACACAgcaatgttctgtgtgtgtgcgtgtgcatgagagagagagagagagagaaatggaagtaGGACAGTGACACAGCTCTACGGTTAGCAAGACAAATGTTACAGACAGGTAGAGAGGAGGGAtaggaaaagaaagaatataAAGCACACTGGtcacagtgacagagtgagagggaacagaagtacagagagagattaagagatgagaggaggggaggaaaaagTGAACTAACAGTACTACTGTACAGTAGCAgtgagacagacggagagactgataaagataagcaggaaaaaaaaggggggggggtggaatgtTCCTGAATATGCAGCAGAGGCAGGGGGGGGAgagctgtttgtgtgagcgagtgtgtgtccACATTTGGACGTTACGTAACCAGCCCCAGATAGGGATCGTACTCGGGAGGAAACACCACGTCACACAAACAGGAGCAGCGTCTGTTCCCTcttcacttattttttttttttttatctgtgtgtgtgtgtgtgtgtgtgtgtgtacgtactgATGATGTGGGTTACACCGTCAGACTGGTGTTACTGCCTTCTAAGCCAAATACTCAGATCACAGAGGCATACGCACGCAAACAggcacagacatcacacacagtgagagtaCATTACGACCTCGACAGAGTGCAACTAaggtcacacgcacacagccttTACTTTCACTATCCACACAGACAATGATAACATCTGGTAGACCTAGCAAGAACATTTCCCTAATGTTACAATAAAGTCTAAATATCACAGTCGCTAatccacgccccccccccccccatgctgcCATTTCATTCCACTTCACTTTCCCTGTTACCGTGACTACCATTCTCTTTCAGCGACCCTTGACCCATTTCATATCTGCATGTGCTCTGCTGCTAGGTGGACGTTAAAATCAACACACTGTGATAAAGGCAAACACTTGCCTGGacggagctttttttttttttttgctattgctGTCAATCACCATGAAAGATCAAATAGAAAATAAATCTTTAGTGACTAGAGAAGTGTTTAAGTACTGCATTATGTGTAgcatatgtgtgagagtgagtgagttttttgtgtgtgtgtgtgtgtgttttttttattttatcaatAACTGTTGAGAAAGATTTCACCGTTGTTGGGAAATTTGATTGCCTTGCATTTTCATTACAGGAAAAGCAATGTGAAGACTCAAAACCATCACCACAGGATCCAAAGCTTTTCTAAGCAGTCAGTCACTATTAATAGCtacctctgattggtcagacaCGTCATTTGTGGTTTTCACTTTCTTCTTGGTAGTAAATGAAGGAGAATTACTCATGTTATCTGATACAGTGGTAGAAaaacacgtttaaaaaaaaagaactgtttggCGTAATGATGGAAATACTTATCAATTAAATCGGAAGGACCTGCACCTGTGAAATCTAAATTTTAtcggaaaaagaaaaaaaataataaaaaaatgcagagagatggggaaagcTGAGACAGCGCCTTTAATTTCTAACATCATTTAACTGTCAACTCTTATGGggggaaacaaaacagaatgttggtgtgtgtgtgtgtgtgtacgtgtgtgtgaaaacaagTTCAACAGCAAGTAGCCAAATTGTGCATGTGttacacagaaaaaaggagaacaaaaagagCCTGGTTGTGATGAGACAGGAAGATGTCGTCAGAGACAGGAAGTGGGCCTCCCAATGAGGGGTGGAGAGTAGGGGgacaggggtgggggtggggtaggggtgtctgaaggggggggggggggatggggaggggACATTGTGACTTCCTGTGGAACAGAAACTACGTgttcacgtacacacacacatacgtgacGGATGTAGGGCTTATGAATGGCTTATCTGTTATAgcattgtgtgagtgtctatCCCTCATGTATACTGTAACTCAGAGCTGGCGGCAAAAACAGTTTCTTCCCATTTTTCTTGAACAAAGAAccatggcaaagaaaaaaaaagagagagagagagagagagatgatgggaTGGCCTGAAATGAATTGGAAGAAGCGGCACCAATGTTATGAGTCCCCAGAGTTAGGAAagccctgaacacacacacacacacagacacttgtcCACCAGCTGGGCAAGCTGAAACAGCAGTAGTGTGTACGCATGTACGTGCGTGTGAATGACTCAAAGCGTGAAACATTTAGGAGACTTGAAAGACGTTGAGTAATGTTTGTGACAGTCTTCAAAAACATGCTGTTTCTATCTGAGAAGATGAATGTTCAGTAAAAGTGAGCAGAAAACACAATTCCTGTATGTGTTGGCTATTTTTTGGAACAGAACACTAGTCATCACTGGTTCAGTATTTTTGATTCCTTAAAACATCATCAAAGCACTCACTCCCTGCCTCCCTCATTTCCTGGAACCAGTGAACACAACAGAGTACAACACTGTGTGCCTGGTTTGAGTGTTCACAACATAacaacccacccccccaacccccaaaatCCCCCTCCTACTGAGCGAGAACATACCTGTGCTTCCCAGAACCTGCCTTAccagacaaaccaaccaaacacacaggccacttgattaaaacaaaacaaaacaaaaaacagatacacaaacaagcTTAACGGACCAACGCCAGGCAGCACAGactctgttaccatggtgactgTTGCTGTGTCGACTGAGCCAAACGCTGGCTCCTGGCCTGAGGaaagtcgagagagagagagagagagagagagagagagaggaatggcaGTCTTTCGGGATTGACACTGTGGAATCCCAACCATTCCAAACATTCTCAGCTTGGAAATGTTATATTTATAGTTTGCTGACCATATTTAGATAAAGGATTTT encodes:
- the kdm6ba gene encoding lysine-specific demethylase 6B; the protein is MHHAAEQFSGHSTRDPFPLDGLNRGPWAPVGGRAWIPPSRCSPGVNQHQFVPHLPPSHMTELNHPSKLFNNGLLVRGGDKMDLPQALLPGLQRDLRAPAAPPRPWEPPGQMYESLPNDHARLHNGYNAGPPAHPASRASQLPKYGNTHQHHGSRSMAPLGEMWSQTQQLPRGSNIGQLKRPAPSLGEHSVIQPTPPPSLQRQADDCPSPNKRKRSSEQVSHPGMQCFSGPLGPSLPHLQHQQQHHHYPPPKPGFWNPLQKTATSWNPSDRKNSSVEFQDSAKSSMGGYTYTPPPPTPSPISPSPITSPGGYGQGRGPPPQSHKPSQPPKALGAPSHDPHLHLAYPYQNNKPALTQTRVEHRGTHPQRSQEMEMSRPSAQVPPPPPPPSKGDREHPMPSPASLTSVPYSHPHFQPHPGLTHSGTPASSRAPAIVPQHSIHEPWRIQARPADRTPDSGQYRPSLEPQGPPSLRQQSQIRERRDPLTTSQGVSPPQVPTRTPVITPNPPCMENMTHSGVNLYSNNSSVGCVQTRHTAPSAVCSPTNRTLRPTDMPSDQVSRPLKHLGYQGTNQGPIIHSNSNPKSGPPPTNIRKVQERPHYTPVVSSAPSSLSSGFQRTGESVITSRASNTVPQVSSSPLQHPAPKKTSPMHQPPPAPINSSPPHQPTTPTTPTSTSYPQLDPKTAPGTPQATTMAPSYPHRCPLPATSSPPSIEEALNKLDAELQGMHAEEKRRYQEREREGERRKKRMEKKEVEMKASEESAIESLDRLMPKSTADPPPPRLSPANSSSASPPGQPSPTYPWLSRGGVPPRLVGSLERSRPPPLTPQTEYAREKQRQRERSSNAAAMLNPTSRIISGISTKPTQILSNMMQRTSSPPKDSPVEKRPDQAGTVGAIPNPPPLREPPKLYQAFPRDTLPPCPATSTTLHKRLSSGGLGSLGSSASSLSSDSDGAQFEEEPSELLPDGLANIMKMLDESIKKEEELYSENGGRVGADATFPVSVTPMKSYLCAPDLMPALKQPPMEDYGTDLHASPPVLSRQGSLASPCSRTSSLCEEDEETFRIIPKPANTQSQDTGSGVTGTNYRHSDLAKLYGLPEATKSECEEDDEEAERDDETPSYSPPPQRPHLHQTGVNSMFKNLATVLESQKYAYRGGPFGRPPPSALGGIKYSSSLSLGPDICRQQQSTSPTSGSTNHPGFSSPNPPPTNSTSRHLHPLSPSNVATEKQGEARMSQTDLWDDEKEDLREERHGAKDSGLVEDCTEVVRQPKLTTISESSLAELADSCEEILNRRVLSSKTSERMRGDLQDTHKHEKDRNRDRERERDKKHKHSSSSSSKRHEDRKERKKKHREKREEASHSSSSSSSSSSSRRHKEGKPHKEKKNRQILGNLDLQSKEIREKEKTRVREDERKKRKEEGSRLPDEGEEWVSQSKDKNKTSSEPSSSSSSSMGTSDFMKLKALSDGPPKELKIRLIKVESGDRETFIASEVEEKRIPLEEITIKNSAAEVIRACKGARVKGKFKESFLMPSFSVKPVTPEQPIPREKLNPPTPSIYLESKRDAFSPVLLQFCTDPKNPITVIRGLAGSLRLNLGLFSTKSLVEANADQPVEVRTQVQQAADENWDPSGTGQTWPCESSRSHTTIAKYAQYQASSFQESLQEEKGSDDEDDDEDVKKPTNTLETSGSSGTGSSSDQKPVGKIIKFGTNIDLSDPKRWKPQLQELQKLPAFMRVSSSGNMLSHVGHTILGMNTVQLYMKVPGSRTPGHQENNNFCSVNINIGPGDCEWFAVHDNYWEAINDFCEKHGVDYLTGAWWPVLEDLYRSNIPVYRFIQRPGDLVWINAGTVHWVQAVGWCNNIAWNVGPLNAYQYQLALERFEWNEVKKVKSIVPMIHVSWNVARNVKVTDAHTYKMIKHCLLQSIKHIQILRDQLVAAGKKISYQSRVKDEPAYYCNECDVEVFNLLFVTSENGSKKTYVVHCEDCARERSPNLSNVVVLEQYRTEELMTVYDNFGLASAPSSR